In one Sulfurospirillum tamanense genomic region, the following are encoded:
- a CDS encoding YgaP family membrane protein: protein MNFNKIRSFCQKFRIVLGSVLIVVGIFLLGKASYAPWFFLGVIPLIAGLLNFCPLCIITKKCDISKK from the coding sequence ATGAATTTTAATAAAATCAGATCATTTTGCCAAAAGTTCCGCATTGTGTTGGGCTCTGTTTTGATTGTTGTGGGGATTTTCTTGCTGGGCAAAGCCTCTTATGCGCCTTGGTTTTTTCTTGGGGTTATCCCTTTGATTGCAGGGTTGTTAAACTTTTGTCCTCTTTGTATCATCACCAAAAAGTGTGATATTTCTAAAAAATAA